The following proteins are encoded in a genomic region of Limanda limanda chromosome 22, fLimLim1.1, whole genome shotgun sequence:
- the LOC132996147 gene encoding alpha-2 adrenergic receptor — MDSLNASGMDAFTVIHLNSSSWSLDSGYSLAAIAGIAALVSFLILFTVVGNILVVIAVLTSRALKAPQNLFLVSLATADILVATLVMPFSLANELMGYWYFGKVWCGIYLALDVLFCTSSIVHLCAISLDRYWSVTQAVEYNLKRTPKRVKGIILIVWLISAIISSPPLISIDSNNEFSSQPQCELNDDTWYILSSSIASFFAPCVIMVLVYIRIYQVAKTRTRAMSGKDPRPDGATQTENGLSKATSPYNGEKENGHCQCPPTPSQRTVTVGAQTEDADMEESSSSEGKGHKPQHQDSERAKSPSPKKSSLTKQPSRMARVSNKSMDLFASRRKRRRCSFARKKVSQAREKRFTFVLAVVMGVFVVCWFPFFFSYSLYGVCRDSCKIPDPLFKFFFWIGYCNSSLNPAIYTIFNRDFRRAFQKILCKSWKKSF, encoded by the coding sequence ATGGATTCCCTCAATGCGAGCGGGATGGACGCGTTCACGGTGATCCATCTGAATTCCTCCTCCTGGAGCCTGGACAGTGGATATTCTCTGGCAGCGATCGCCGGCATCGCAGCTCTTGTAAgtttcctcatcctcttcaccGTGGTTGGGAATATCCTGGTGGTCATTGCCGTGTTGACGAGCAGGGCACTGAAAGCCCCACAGAACCTCTTTCTGGTGTCACTGGCCACCGCGGACATCCTGGTGGCCACGCTGGTGATGCCCTTCTCTCTGGCCAACGAGCTCATGGGCTACTGGTATTTTGGGAAAGTTTGGTGCGGTATTTATTTGGCTCTGGATGTTTTGTTCTGCACTTCGTCTATTGTGCACCTGTGCGCAATAAGCCTGGATCGGTACTGGTCCGTTACGCAGGCGGTCGAGTACAACCTGAAGCGGACTCCTAAACGCGTCAAGGGCATCATCTTGATCGTATGGCTCATATCTGCCATCATCTCATCTCCACCTCTGATTTCTATAGACAGCAACAACGAGTTCAGCTCCCAGCCCCAGTGCGAGCTGAACGATGACACCTGGTacatcctctcctccagcaTCGCGTCCTTCTTTGCGCCGTGCGTAATCATGGTCCTGGTCTACATCAGGATATACCAGGTGGCCAAAACCAGAACCAGGGCCATGTCGGGAAAGGATCCCAGGCCAGATGGTGCCACACAGACTGAGAATGGGCTGAGCAAAGCCACCTCCCCTTACAATGGCGAGAAGGAGAACGGCCACTGTCAGTGCCCGCCTACGCCCAGCCAGCGCACCGTCACCGTGGGCGCACAGACCGAGGAtgctgacatggaggagagCAGCTCCTCAGAGGGCAAAGGTCACAAGCCCCAGCACCAGGACTCCGAGAGAGCCAAGAGCCCCAGCCCAAAGAAGAGCTCCCTCACCAAACAACCCTCTCGCATGGCCAGAGTTAGTAACAAGTCCATGGACCTCTTTGCCTCCAGGAGGAAACGACGCCGGTGCTCCTTCGCCAGGAAGAAGGTCTCCCAGGCCCGGGAGAAGAGGTTTACATTCGTCCTGGCTGTGGTCATGGGGGTGTTCGTGGTGTGCTGGTTCCCCTTTTTCTTTAGCTACAGCCTGTATGGCGTGTGCAGGGACTCCTGTAAGATCCCCGACCCGCTGTTTAAGTTCTTCTTCTGGATTGGCTACTGTAACAGCTCCCTGAACCCGGCCATCTACACCATCTTCAACCGGGACTTCAGGAGAGCCTTCCAGAAGATCCTCTGCAAGTCGTGGAAAAAGTCCTTTTAG